Proteins encoded together in one Ignavibacteria bacterium window:
- a CDS encoding radical SAM protein, producing the protein MTNIKQWFKIKAAAICDLLEKNILSNKSLKCKVVFGPIRSRRLGYVLGVNNIKPNVCSYNCIYCSSGNKNCCSICTNSCLSPFELHLSVKNKLNEIEKLNKKIDYIVFTGSGEPALDTELSKEISILRDFGYKIAVFTNASLIWNNHIKENIKFADYVSVKIDTVNPETWHKINRPHKRLRYDLILDGIKTFSKEFRGTLSTETTIVKNINDNNVELGRLSEYLNTLNRAVSYFTVPIFPPEINYAVSPEPEDLEHLKIFIKDKISKSTLLCCPTEDEFIATDDFENELLGLLSIHPISKEAVKHYIKNNIDSNKLKEMIDKRIIREVEFAGKHYYMENMAS; encoded by the coding sequence ATGACTAATATTAAGCAATGGTTTAAAATAAAGGCGGCAGCAATATGTGATTTACTTGAGAAGAATATTCTTTCGAATAAATCTCTTAAATGTAAAGTAGTATTCGGACCTATCCGTTCAAGAAGACTTGGATATGTTCTTGGGGTAAACAATATAAAACCAAACGTTTGTTCATATAATTGTATATATTGTTCCTCAGGCAATAAAAACTGCTGTTCAATATGTACAAACAGTTGTCTTTCTCCGTTCGAACTTCATCTTTCCGTAAAAAACAAATTAAATGAAATAGAAAAACTAAATAAGAAAATAGATTACATAGTGTTTACCGGAAGTGGCGAACCCGCACTTGATACAGAATTATCAAAAGAAATATCAATATTAAGAGATTTTGGTTATAAAATAGCTGTTTTTACGAATGCGTCACTTATTTGGAATAATCATATAAAAGAAAACATTAAATTCGCCGATTATGTATCTGTTAAAATTGACACCGTTAATCCGGAAACGTGGCATAAAATTAACCGTCCTCATAAAAGATTAAGATACGATTTAATACTTGATGGTATCAAAACGTTCTCGAAAGAGTTTAGAGGAACTCTCTCAACAGAAACAACAATCGTTAAAAATATAAACGACAATAATGTAGAGTTAGGAAGACTTTCAGAATACCTTAACACGTTAAATAGAGCAGTATCATATTTTACAGTACCCATATTCCCTCCGGAAATAAATTACGCTGTTAGTCCGGAACCAGAGGACCTTGAGCACTTAAAAATTTTCATAAAGGATAAAATATCAAAATCGACACTATTATGCTGTCCAACAGAGGATGAATTTATTGCTACCGATGATTTTGAAAATGAATTGTTAGGGTTGCTTTCAATTCACCCAATTAGTAAAGAAGCAGTAAAACACTATATAAAAAATAATATTGACTCGAACAAACTCAAAGAAATGATTGACAAAAGAATAATTAGAGAAGTTGAATTTGCTGGAAAACATTATTATATGGAAAATATGGCTTCATAA
- a CDS encoding 2-oxo acid dehydrogenase subunit E2, translating into MTNFKIYRFPDSRVASIDVCEIGKQKHHITGLIEVDVTLSRKRIREYNNTHSNKISFNSWLINVIACTIKKYETSSSYLIGKNKQIIFDDINVSIVVEKDIKGTKVPIPMIIEKANVVSVESITKQISEAKNTEFTEKDIVLLKKTQKLDRIYYLLPRFIRRKFWRFLLKHPKLAFRKMGNVAFTSIGMMGKVNGWFIPISVHPICFGISSIIKKPSVIEDRIEIREMLKMSILLDHDVIDGAPMARFISELSKNIETGLNI; encoded by the coding sequence ATGACAAATTTTAAAATATATAGATTCCCAGATTCAAGAGTAGCTAGCATTGATGTTTGTGAGATAGGAAAACAGAAACATCATATTACAGGATTAATTGAAGTTGATGTTACATTGAGTAGAAAGAGGATTAGAGAGTATAATAATACTCATTCTAATAAAATATCATTTAATTCCTGGCTGATAAATGTAATTGCATGTACTATAAAGAAATATGAAACATCAAGCTCATATCTGATTGGAAAAAACAAACAGATAATTTTTGATGATATAAATGTCTCAATTGTTGTAGAAAAAGATATAAAAGGCACAAAAGTGCCTATTCCGATGATTATTGAAAAAGCAAATGTGGTAAGTGTTGAATCTATAACAAAGCAAATTTCTGAGGCAAAAAATACAGAATTTACAGAAAAAGATATTGTACTTCTGAAGAAAACTCAAAAATTAGATAGAATTTACTATTTACTTCCAAGATTTATCAGAAGAAAATTTTGGAGATTTTTATTAAAGCACCCAAAATTAGCTTTTAGGAAAATGGGAAATGTTGCATTCACCTCAATTGGAATGATGGGAAAAGTAAATGGGTGGTTTATACCTATTTCAGTACATCCTATTTGTTTTGGTATAAGTTCGATAATTAAGAAACCGTCAGTAATTGAAGATAGAATAGAAATAAGAGAAATGCTAAAGATGTCAATTCTTTTAGACCATGATGTGATTGATGGAGCACCAATGGCACGCTTTATAAGCGAATTATCGAAAAATATAGAGACTGGATTAAATATATAG
- a CDS encoding NifB/NifX family molybdenum-iron cluster-binding protein, whose translation MKIAIPTYSGKIDDHYGYCEYFMVYTTNAEKDVICEEMIASPNGCGCQSDIDKKLSQTGVKIMLAGNIGSGAVNKLNNSGITVVRGCSGDIQNVLSEWLKGNIKDNGQICKDHEHHHEREHKHGNN comes from the coding sequence ATGAAAATAGCAATTCCTACTTATTCGGGTAAAATTGATGATCATTATGGTTATTGTGAATATTTTATGGTTTATACAACAAATGCAGAGAAAGATGTTATATGCGAAGAAATGATAGCATCTCCCAACGGATGCGGTTGTCAGTCCGATATTGATAAGAAGTTATCACAAACAGGTGTTAAAATAATGCTTGCAGGAAATATTGGCAGCGGAGCAGTAAACAAATTAAACAACAGCGGAATAACGGTTGTCAGAGGGTGCTCCGGGGATATTCAAAATGTTTTGAGCGAATGGCTAAAGGGAAATATTAAGGACAACGGTCAAATATGTAAAGATCACGAACATCATCACGAACGTGAACATAAACACGGTAATAATTGA
- a CDS encoding DUF2202 domain-containing protein — MKTKIIFGIFSMIIFAGFINGYLFTEEAKAQEKHSCNYAVDLPKQDVSAGEEKEMLYMIEEEKMARDFYVTLFDKWGLRPFGNIKKAEQRHMDAIESILNKYGIANPVSGLKTGEFKNEKIKNLYLSLIEQGNKSALDALKAGAEIEEVDIKDLMEAVKNTDNKDIAIVYNNLQRASENHLRAFTRNISRRGETYTPKHLDKKYFDEIVN; from the coding sequence ATGAAGACAAAAATTATTTTCGGGATTTTTTCGATGATAATATTCGCGGGATTTATTAACGGATATTTATTTACAGAAGAAGCAAAAGCACAAGAAAAACATTCGTGCAATTATGCGGTTGATTTACCAAAGCAGGATGTTTCAGCAGGAGAAGAGAAAGAAATGCTGTACATGATAGAAGAAGAAAAGATGGCAAGAGATTTTTACGTTACCCTGTTCGATAAATGGGGGCTGAGACCATTTGGCAATATAAAGAAAGCAGAACAGAGGCATATGGATGCAATAGAATCAATTCTAAACAAGTACGGAATAGCAAATCCTGTGAGCGGTTTGAAAACGGGTGAGTTTAAGAATGAAAAAATTAAGAATCTGTATTTATCATTGATTGAGCAGGGAAATAAATCGGCACTTGATGCTTTGAAGGCTGGGGCGGAGATTGAAGAGGTTGACATTAAAGACTTGATGGAGGCAGTTAAGAACACTGACAACAAGGATATAGCTATTGTATATAACAATTTGCAAAGAGCATCAGAAAATCATCTTCGGGCTTTTACGAGAAACATAAGCAGACGGGGTGAAACATATACTCCGAAACATCTTGATAAAAAATATTTTGATGAAATTGTAAACTGA
- a CDS encoding class I SAM-dependent methyltransferase, whose product MENKNHWYDGMFYDKVIAPNQDEAFEEVRKIINKYSNILDVGCGTGRMAARLSDKYGSYTGIDLSIRNIDAGRKKLTADNPEKIKFIHADAYTYLQENETRYDYAVLSYVVHEIDEPDRVPLLRLLSRHAERIIIVDYFVPRSGGFTDFINGVVEFIAGREHYRNFKSYVLKGGLRVLAGQSGLKVVEEIVNKPITSHIGVLERA is encoded by the coding sequence ATGGAAAACAAGAATCACTGGTATGACGGAATGTTCTATGACAAAGTGATAGCGCCAAATCAGGACGAGGCATTTGAAGAAGTAAGAAAAATAATAAATAAATATTCAAACATTTTAGATGTGGGATGCGGAACGGGCAGGATGGCGGCTCGGCTTAGCGATAAATACGGAAGTTATACCGGAATAGATTTATCCATTAGGAATATCGATGCTGGAAGGAAAAAACTCACGGCGGATAATCCGGAGAAAATAAAGTTTATTCATGCCGATGCATACACATACCTTCAAGAAAACGAAACAAGGTATGATTATGCAGTTCTTTCTTATGTCGTTCACGAAATAGATGAGCCGGACAGGGTTCCTTTGTTGCGATTGCTTTCACGGCATGCCGAAAGAATAATAATAGTTGATTACTTCGTTCCAAGAAGCGGAGGTTTTACGGATTTTATAAATGGAGTTGTTGAGTTTATTGCGGGAAGAGAGCATTACAGAAACTTCAAGTCTTATGTTTTAAAAGGGGGGCTTCGCGTGCTTGCAGGGCAGAGCGGGCTTAAAGTTGTTGAAGAGATAGTAAACAAACCAATCACTTCACATATAGGTGTGCTTGAGAGAGCGTAA
- a CDS encoding ARMT1-like domain-containing protein: MQLKILKEICKEIYGLSINKSAPYFSSKSQKIIEKYTGSTNLYDPIKEKNLRKVKRYYKYVKILVEESKDELEMSIRAAIIGNVIDIGTNPDFEMEHEINRFLSSDIELSALRKFKKDLRSAKLLLYIGDNYEEALFDKLLIKELKNVNTVFAVRSRQVLNDITFKDAKKLNLDKICKVIESGSTIAGTDLKECTPEFKNIYKNADIVIAKGQGNYETLIDEKRPIYFLFKVKCEAIERRSGYKKGKGVLLYSKN, from the coding sequence TTGCAACTTAAAATTTTAAAGGAAATCTGTAAAGAAATTTATGGTTTAAGTATTAATAAAAGTGCGCCATATTTTTCATCTAAATCTCAGAAGATTATTGAGAAATATACAGGTTCTACTAATCTATACGATCCCATTAAAGAAAAAAACCTGAGAAAGGTTAAAAGATATTACAAATATGTAAAGATACTTGTTGAGGAATCAAAAGATGAACTGGAGATGTCAATAAGGGCAGCAATAATTGGAAATGTAATTGATATAGGTACTAATCCTGATTTCGAAATGGAACACGAAATAAACAGATTCTTATCCTCTGATATAGAGTTATCCGCCTTAAGGAAATTTAAAAAGGATTTGCGAAGTGCAAAACTGTTATTATACATAGGCGATAATTATGAAGAAGCTTTATTTGACAAACTCCTTATTAAGGAGTTAAAGAATGTGAACACGGTTTTTGCTGTCCGCTCAAGGCAGGTATTAAACGATATTACTTTTAAGGATGCAAAGAAACTCAATCTGGATAAAATTTGCAAAGTAATTGAAAGTGGCAGTACAATTGCGGGGACTGATTTAAAAGAATGTACGCCTGAGTTTAAAAATATTTATAAAAATGCCGATATTGTAATTGCAAAAGGGCAGGGAAATTATGAAACATTGATCGACGAAAAAAGACCAATATACTTTCTCTTTAAAGTTAAATGCGAAGCAATAGAAAGAAGGTCGGGTTATAAAAAGGGGAAAGGTGTATTATTGTACAGTAAAAATTAA
- a CDS encoding CGGC domain-containing protein gives MAENINIGIIICDRYKSCAGGKCFRAIKERSGAFDLYADKDVEVVGYTSCGGCPGGNIENSMEELKKNQVDVIHFATGMLVGYPPCPNINYFKSFVENKHGLKVVVGTHPIPEKYYLTHKEIKTWKSEEWVDLLKPTLSSKETRLTYD, from the coding sequence ATGGCTGAAAATATAAATATTGGTATCATAATCTGTGACAGATATAAAAGCTGCGCAGGTGGTAAATGTTTCAGGGCAATTAAAGAAAGGTCGGGTGCTTTCGACTTGTATGCAGATAAAGATGTCGAAGTTGTAGGATATACTTCGTGCGGAGGTTGCCCAGGAGGAAATATTGAAAACAGTATGGAAGAACTAAAGAAAAACCAAGTCGATGTAATTCATTTTGCAACCGGAATGCTGGTTGGTTATCCTCCTTGCCCAAACATAAATTACTTCAAATCTTTTGTTGAAAATAAACACGGTCTGAAAGTTGTTGTAGGTACTCATCCTATCCCTGAAAAATATTACTTAACTCATAAAGAAATTAAAACATGGAAATCCGAGGAATGGGTCGATTTGTTAAAACCAACGTTAAGCAGCAAAGAAACAAGGCTAACTTATGATTGA
- a CDS encoding ZIP family metal transporter, producing the protein MNDLLTIIIFGVLISVVSLSGGVIMLFKKQTQSKLFLPLVAFSAGSLIGGAFFMMIPEGLNHFKDVKMFFLIFASGFSLFFVLEQFLHYHHCKKAESDCRKPMSYLILIGDGLHNLIGGLSISGLFLIDFNLGLIAWLGAVFHEIPQELGDFAALVHAGWDKKKALIYNLLSSSTFLIGGFITYFIADKIEVSFLIPFAAGNFLYIGATDLIPEVNKHTTIKNNIIHGLSFLIGVTLLFALSLYHSHS; encoded by the coding sequence ATGAATGATTTATTAACAATAATAATTTTTGGTGTTTTAATAAGTGTGGTTTCTCTGTCCGGCGGAGTCATTATGCTATTTAAAAAGCAAACGCAGTCAAAACTTTTTTTACCACTTGTTGCCTTCTCCGCGGGCTCGCTCATAGGCGGCGCCTTTTTTATGATGATTCCAGAGGGTTTAAATCATTTTAAAGATGTCAAAATGTTCTTCTTAATATTTGCTTCAGGCTTTAGTCTTTTCTTTGTATTAGAGCAGTTTTTACATTATCATCACTGTAAAAAAGCGGAAAGCGATTGCAGAAAGCCTATGTCCTATTTGATATTAATTGGAGACGGGCTTCATAATTTAATAGGAGGTTTGTCAATTTCGGGGCTGTTTCTTATAGATTTTAATCTTGGCTTAATCGCATGGTTGGGCGCTGTCTTCCACGAAATTCCACAGGAGCTTGGCGATTTTGCAGCGCTTGTACACGCGGGATGGGATAAGAAGAAAGCATTAATTTATAATCTGCTTTCATCTTCTACGTTTTTAATCGGCGGGTTCATCACTTATTTTATTGCGGATAAAATTGAAGTATCATTTCTTATACCATTTGCGGCGGGAAACTTCCTGTATATTGGAGCAACAGATTTAATTCCAGAAGTTAATAAACACACAACCATAAAAAACAATATTATTCACGGTCTGTCATTTTTAATAGGTGTTACTTTGTTGTTTGCTCTTAGTTTATACCACAGCCATTCGTGA
- a CDS encoding DUF5320 domain-containing protein: protein MPNLNGTGPVGNGPMTGKKLGKCNRPNSTISDNSVTDNKETTSGLKRDNSNRGKGNGFGFSRGFSGGRGFGFGRGFGGGRGRGRGRGYCGGKD, encoded by the coding sequence ATGCCAAACTTAAATGGAACAGGTCCGGTAGGAAATGGACCAATGACAGGAAAAAAATTAGGAAAATGCAATAGACCCAATTCAACCATTTCTGATAACTCAGTAACCGATAACAAGGAAACAACATCTGGATTGAAGAGAGATAATTCAAATCGTGGCAAAGGCAATGGTTTCGGCTTTAGCAGAGGTTTTAGTGGCGGTAGAGGATTCGGCTTTGGCAGAGGTTTTGGCGGTGGCAGGGGCAGAGGTAGGGGTAGAGGATATTGTGGTGGTAAAGATTAA
- a CDS encoding ParA family protein codes for MSKIIPVINMKGGIGKTTLSVNISYIIARIHSKKVLLVDIDPQFNATQFQNHFLLTCENHFFHEYFSRQ; via the coding sequence ATGAGTAAAATAATTCCAGTAATTAACATGAAAGGTGGTATTGGCAAGACAACTCTTTCTGTAAATATTTCTTACATAATTGCAAGAATTCACAGCAAGAAAGTCTTACTTGTTGACATTGACCCACAATTCAACGCAACACAATTTCAAAATCATTTCCTCTTAACATGCGAAAACCACTTTTTTCATGAGTACTTCAGCCGACAATAG
- a CDS encoding radical SAM protein, with protein sequence MLKTNIEINKVEIVFGPVPSRRLGRSIGINNIPSKTCSYSCIYCQIGNTNNLTTKRKEIFQPQRIFDEAAKKVKSLKIIKEHIDYLTFVSDGEPTLDINIGKSIEILKPLGINIAVITNSSLLWDKDVRRDLMKADLVSVKIDTVIPDLWHKINRPHGSLELEKLLNGVKEFAITYPGKLVTETMLLKDINDDAISLKETAKFISSINPAIPYILIPTRPPAETFVKTPDEKIINYAFQIFKDNIENVKLAISNEGTNFSFLLESEKELLSILAVHPMRYDAVDEFLKKSNMESCAINKLINKGILKKIKYQNNYFIINKNHGLL encoded by the coding sequence ATGTTAAAAACAAATATTGAAATAAATAAGGTAGAAATTGTGTTCGGTCCCGTACCTTCAAGAAGATTAGGAAGAAGCATAGGAATTAATAATATCCCTTCGAAAACATGCAGCTATTCTTGTATTTATTGTCAAATTGGTAACACAAATAATCTAACAACAAAAAGAAAAGAAATTTTCCAACCCCAAAGAATCTTTGATGAAGCAGCAAAGAAAGTTAAGAGTTTAAAAATTATTAAGGAACATATAGACTATTTAACTTTTGTTTCAGATGGAGAGCCTACACTCGATATTAACATTGGAAAAAGTATAGAAATATTAAAACCTTTGGGAATTAATATTGCAGTTATAACAAATTCTTCTTTATTATGGGACAAAGACGTAAGAAGAGATTTAATGAAAGCTGATTTGGTTTCAGTTAAAATTGATACTGTTATTCCTGACTTATGGCATAAAATAAACAGACCTCATGGAAGCCTGGAACTTGAAAAGCTTTTAAACGGGGTTAAAGAATTTGCAATCACTTACCCCGGGAAATTAGTTACGGAAACAATGCTTTTGAAAGATATAAACGATGATGCTATATCACTAAAAGAGACGGCAAAATTCATAAGCAGTATAAATCCTGCAATACCATATATTTTAATCCCAACGCGTCCGCCTGCAGAAACATTCGTTAAAACACCGGATGAAAAGATAATTAATTATGCTTTTCAAATATTTAAAGATAATATTGAAAATGTTAAACTTGCAATATCAAACGAAGGAACTAACTTTTCGTTTTTATTAGAATCAGAAAAAGAACTTCTTAGTATCTTGGCTGTGCATCCTATGCGTTATGATGCTGTTGATGAATTTTTAAAAAAATCAAATATGGAATCGTGTGCCATTAATAAATTAATAAATAAAGGTATACTAAAAAAGATAAAATATCAAAATAATTATTTCATAATAAACAAAAATCATGGTTTGTTGTGA
- a CDS encoding PLP-dependent aspartate aminotransferase family protein yields the protein MDTKNLGINSKLIHGGGYKDLSGCVNVPIFQSSTFQFESVEEAALCFNGESDGYIYTRLGNPTIKVLENIITDLEKGFGGIATSSGMGAVNTVYMGLLKKGDHIISSDAVYGPSRVVMEEYYSGFGIESSYVTSSNIENIIKAIKPNTRVLYLETPANPTIEISDLEACAKIAKDNNLIMVVDNTFSSPYLQRPLEFGADIVLHSLTKFINGHADIVGGIVVAKEESMYKKLRSTMINLGCNMDPHQAYFVIRGIKTLGIRIEKAQASAMIIAEFLEKHEKVEWIKYPGLKSHPQHQLAKKQMDGFGSMISFGLKGGFEAGKTLLNNVKLAMLAVSLGGVESLIEHPASMTHSKISAKDKIKAGITDGLVRYSVGIEDVKDLISDLEQAFSKI from the coding sequence ATGGACACAAAAAATCTTGGGATTAATTCTAAGCTTATTCATGGAGGCGGTTACAAAGATCTATCGGGATGCGTAAACGTTCCAATATTTCAATCTTCTACGTTTCAATTTGAAAGCGTAGAAGAGGCGGCACTTTGTTTTAACGGAGAAAGCGACGGCTATATATATACAAGACTGGGGAACCCTACAATCAAAGTTCTTGAAAACATTATTACTGATCTTGAAAAGGGTTTTGGTGGTATAGCCACAAGCTCGGGAATGGGAGCAGTTAATACTGTTTATATGGGGTTGTTAAAAAAAGGTGACCACATTATTAGCTCAGATGCTGTCTATGGTCCTTCAAGGGTTGTTATGGAAGAGTATTATTCAGGCTTTGGTATAGAGTCGTCATATGTTACCTCTTCAAACATAGAAAATATTATTAAAGCAATTAAACCAAATACAAGAGTATTGTATTTGGAAACTCCTGCAAATCCCACAATAGAAATAAGTGATTTAGAGGCTTGTGCAAAAATTGCAAAAGACAATAACTTGATAATGGTTGTTGACAACACTTTTTCAAGTCCCTACTTGCAAAGACCTCTGGAGTTTGGCGCTGATATTGTTTTACACTCGTTAACAAAATTTATTAATGGACATGCTGATATTGTTGGCGGTATCGTTGTAGCTAAAGAAGAATCAATGTATAAAAAACTTCGATCAACTATGATTAACCTTGGTTGTAATATGGACCCACACCAGGCATATTTTGTAATTAGAGGCATTAAAACACTTGGTATTCGAATAGAAAAAGCACAAGCAAGCGCTATGATAATTGCAGAATTTCTTGAAAAGCATGAAAAAGTAGAGTGGATAAAATATCCTGGACTTAAATCTCATCCACAGCACCAACTTGCTAAAAAACAGATGGACGGATTTGGCTCAATGATTAGCTTTGGCTTAAAAGGTGGATTTGAAGCAGGAAAAACTTTATTGAATAATGTTAAACTTGCAATGCTTGCAGTTTCTTTGGGAGGAGTTGAGTCTTTAATTGAACATCCGGCTTCTATGACACACTCTAAAATTTCAGCGAAAGATAAAATTAAAGCAGGGATAACAGACGGACTTGTAAGATACTCAGTGGGTATAGAAGATGTCAAAGATTTAATTTCCGATCTAGAACAAGCATTTTCTAAAATTTAA
- a CDS encoding T9SS type A sorting domain-containing protein, whose translation MKFLSSISIFVALLLVNISLAQQTPLPTQTSSIFSGSGNCATCHTGDGIILSENGVDISPVTYWRSSMMGNASKDPFWRAIVAEEIHTHPQFQFVIESTCTKCHAPMGHRQAIQNGDSGYTMTQMKADTLANDGVSCTSCHQIKNTNFGSSSSYSGGYNITTERIIYGPYPNPFTQPMVTFVNYFTMHSLNMNNSELCATCHTLFTPTINYAGQIVGSFPEQTPYIEWKNSMYKTYNIPCQTCHMPITNTPIDISTIPPWDTTKRSPFWKHLFSGGNKFMNRVLKNNIDSLRLSASGPNFDTTLVYTEKMLKESAVNIAITPSYSAGFMNIGVTVENLTGHKIPTGIPYRRMWVHLKVKDQSNNTVFESGNWNAQGEIIGLDSLYEQHYSEITNQNQVQIYEGVLKDVNGNFTFNLLRTAAYLKDNRLPPKGFNTSHPSYDTVAIVGGAVNDTNFNRLGAAQGTGKDVIYYKVPAAGGAQFTISAELCYQTVTSGLVNYIQGISSPDIEKFVALYNAADKSPVIMKSVSSPFITGINPVSGNTPSSFKLYQNYPNPFNPSTKIKFDVPKGNEYVSLKVYDILGKEVRTLFAGYLIPGSYESDFDAKSLSSGMFFCVLHSESFYEIKRMMFIK comes from the coding sequence ATGAAATTCTTATCGTCTATCTCAATATTTGTTGCACTGCTGCTTGTGAATATTTCTCTGGCTCAGCAAACCCCTTTGCCGACTCAGACTTCATCTATCTTTTCCGGCTCAGGCAACTGCGCAACTTGTCACACCGGTGATGGAATAATACTATCGGAAAACGGTGTAGATATTTCACCCGTTACTTACTGGCGCTCATCTATGATGGGAAATGCGTCTAAGGACCCGTTCTGGCGGGCAATCGTGGCCGAAGAAATTCATACTCATCCGCAATTCCAGTTTGTTATAGAAAGTACTTGTACGAAATGTCACGCTCCGATGGGACACAGGCAGGCAATACAGAATGGCGATTCAGGTTACACAATGACACAAATGAAAGCAGACACGCTTGCTAACGACGGCGTTAGCTGTACTTCATGCCACCAGATTAAAAACACAAACTTCGGTTCTTCATCAAGCTATAGCGGTGGATATAACATAACCACTGAGCGTATTATTTACGGTCCTTACCCGAATCCCTTCACTCAGCCTATGGTCACATTCGTTAATTATTTCACAATGCATTCGCTTAATATGAACAATTCAGAACTTTGTGCTACATGCCATACATTGTTCACTCCCACTATAAATTATGCAGGACAAATCGTCGGATCATTTCCCGAACAGACACCTTACATAGAGTGGAAAAACAGCATGTATAAAACATACAACATCCCATGCCAGACATGCCATATGCCTATTACGAATACACCGATTGATATTTCCACTATTCCCCCATGGGATACAACCAAAAGAAGTCCTTTCTGGAAGCATCTATTTAGCGGCGGCAATAAATTTATGAATAGAGTCCTGAAAAATAATATTGATTCGCTCCGCTTGTCTGCTTCAGGACCAAACTTTGATACTACATTGGTTTACACAGAAAAGATGTTAAAGGAAAGCGCCGTGAATATTGCCATTACACCCTCATACAGCGCAGGGTTTATGAACATCGGCGTAACTGTTGAAAATCTTACAGGACATAAAATACCAACGGGCATTCCGTACAGACGAATGTGGGTTCATTTAAAAGTAAAAGACCAGAGTAATAACACAGTCTTTGAGTCCGGAAACTGGAATGCTCAGGGCGAAATCATTGGTCTGGATTCGCTTTACGAACAGCACTATTCTGAAATTACTAACCAAAATCAGGTTCAGATATATGAAGGTGTTTTAAAAGACGTTAATGGGAATTTCACTTTCAACCTGTTAAGAACTGCGGCTTACTTAAAAGATAATCGTCTGCCGCCCAAAGGATTTAATACATCCCATCCAAGCTATGATACTGTTGCTATTGTGGGCGGTGCAGTTAACGACACAAACTTTAACAGACTCGGCGCCGCGCAGGGTACTGGCAAAGATGTTATTTATTATAAAGTACCTGCCGCAGGCGGGGCGCAGTTTACAATTTCCGCCGAACTCTGTTATCAGACTGTTACATCCGGATTAGTAAATTATATTCAGGGAATCAGTTCGCCCGATATAGAGAAGTTTGTAGCCCTTTATAACGCAGCAGATAAATCTCCTGTTATAATGAAATCTGTATCATCACCTTTCATAACAGGTATTAACCCTGTCTCCGGCAACACACCTTCATCATTTAAACTTTATCAGAATTATCCGAATCCGTTTAACCCGTCAACAAAAATTAAGTTCGACGTTCCGAAAGGTAATGAATACGTAAGTCTTAAGGTTTATGATATTCTCGGTAAAGAAGTCCGGACACTTTTTGCAGGTTATTTAATTCCGGGCTCTTATGAATCCGACTTTGATGCTAAATCTCTTTCTTCAGGAATGTTCTTCTGTGTCTTGCACTCAGAAAGTTTTTATGAAATCAAACGTATGATGTTTATCAAATAA